One segment of Mastomys coucha isolate ucsf_1 unplaced genomic scaffold, UCSF_Mcou_1 pScaffold23, whole genome shotgun sequence DNA contains the following:
- the Vill gene encoding villin-like protein isoform X1, whose protein sequence is MDINQNLPAIDGHRALQIWITENLKMLPLPERAHGNFFEECCYVVLHVPQSPKATQGGSSDLHYWVGKEASAEAREAAVSFVQHLQEDLGDQTVLHQESQGHESDCFHSYFHPGVIYRKGGRASALKLVETNMYNVQRLLHIRGRKHVTATEVALSWNSFNKGDIFLLDLGKVMIQWNGPKASISEKARALSLTFSLRDRERGGRAQIGVVDPENEAPNLLRIMEAVLGRRSGSLCASVPSSRASQLQKGNVRLYHVCEKGTDLVVQEVATRPLTQDLLQEAGCYLLDQGGFKIYMWQGRKSSPLEKKAALSRAVGFIQAKGYPNYTNVEVVNDGSESTAFQQLFWTWSKELDRKKHPGKSKRMQVNVDVGKLHTQPELAAQLRMVDDGSGKVEVWYIQDLQRQPVEPKHHGQLCSGNCYLVLYTYQKLGHARFLLYLWQGHQSTVEDTKALNCNAEELDLMHQGALVQGHVTMGREPPHFLAIFQGRLVIFQGNAGNKGERPPISDARLFHVQGTVSHNTRTMEVPARASSLTSSDIFFLITSHICYLWFGKGCHGDQREMARTVATVFPGNNKETVLEGQEPLHFWEALGGRAPYPSNKRLPEEVSSIQPRLFECSSHSGCLVLTEVVFFGQEDLDKYDIMLLDTCQEASFVAQIFLWLGEAAGEWKKEAVAWGREYLRTHPAERSLATPIIVVKQGHEPATFTGWFVTWDPYKWTNSQSYEEMVGGSLELGSAISEMTAEIHNVQLTPRLSDDKAGRPTLLAFRGSQDSPENELELSLRVDGENPSMNHSSSFSSSIANGSLPRERLMHQALEDLPQGVDPARREFYLSDSDFQDIFGKSKEEFYSMAKWKQQREKKKLGFF, encoded by the exons ATGGACATCAACCAAAACCTCCCAGCCATCGATGGCCACAGAGCCCTGCAAATATGGATTACTGAG AACCTAAAGATGCTGCCACTGCCTGAAAGGGCTCATGGGAATTTCTTCGAGGAATGCTGCTATGTCGTCCTCCAC GTCCCTCAGAGTCCAAAGGCTACCCAGGGAGGATCCAGTGACCTGCACTACTGGGTTGGAAAGGAGGCCAGCGCAGAGGCTCGGGAGGCTGCGGTCTCCTTTGTGCAACATCTGCAGGAGGACCTAGGAGACCAGACTGTGCTGCACCAAGAGTCACAGGGCCACGAGTCGGACTGCTTCCACAGCTATTTCCACCCCGGagtcat CTACAGGAAGGGAGGTAGAGCTTCTGCTCTCAAGCTTGTGGAGACCAACATGTACAATGTCCAGCGACTGCTTCACATCAGGGGACGGAAGCACGTGACCGCCACGGAG GTGGCCTTATCCTGGAACAGCTTTAACAAGGGGGACATCTTCCTGTTGGACCTGGGCAAGGTGATGATCCAGTGGAATGGACCGAAAGCCAGCATTTCTGAGAAAGCACGG GCGCTGTCCCTGACTTTCAGCCTTAGAGACAGGGAGCGTGGTGGCCGTGCCCAGATCGGTGTGGTGGATCCAGAGAACGAAGCCCCCAACCTCCTGCGCATCATGGAGGCTGTGCTGGGCCGCAGATCAGGCAGCCTGTGTGCCTCTGTACCCAGCAGCAGAGCTAGCCAGCTGCAAAAGGGCAATGTCCGTCTCTACCA TGTGTGCGAGAAGGGGACAGACCTGGTGGTCCAGGAAGTGGCGACCCGCCCGCTGACCCAGGACCTCCTGCAAGAGGCC GGCTGCTATCTCCTGGACCAGGGTGGATTCAAGATCTACATGTGGCAGGGACGGAAGTCCAGCCCCCTGGAGAAGAAGGCTGCCCTCAGCAGAGCTGTG GGCTTCATCCAGGCCAAGGGTTACCCGAACTACACCAATGTGGAGGTGGTGAACGACGGCTCGGAGTCCACAGCCTTCCAACAGCTCTTCTGGACGTGGTCGAAGGAGCTAGATAGGAAAAAACACCCAGGGAAGA gtAAACGGATGCAGGTAAACGTGGACGTAGGCAAGCTTCACACCCAGCCTGAGCTTGCGGCCCAGCTCAGAATGGTGGACGACGGCTCGGGGAAGGTGGAG GTGTGGTACATCCAGGACTTACAGAGGCAGCCTGTAGAGCCCAAGCACCATGGCCAGCTGTGCTCAGGAAACTGCTACCTTGTCCTCTACACATACCAGAAACTAGGCCATGCCCGGTTCCTCCTGTACCTATGGCAG GGCCACCAAAGCACTGTAGAAGACACCAAGGCCCTGAACTGCAATGCGGAGGAGCTGGACCTCATGCACCAGGGGGCGCTGGTGCAGGGCCATGTGACCATGGGCAGAGAGCCTCCCCACTTTCTAGCCATCTTCCAGGGGCGGCTGGTAATCTTCCAG GGGAATGCAGGCAACAAAGGGGAGAGGCCACCAATATCCGACGCCAGGCTTTTCCACGTGCAAGGGACCGTGAGCCACAACACCAGAACTATGGAGGTGCCAGCCCGTGCCTCTTCTCTCACTTCCAGTGACATCTTCTTTCTGATCACAAGTCACATCTGCTACCTCTGGTTTGGGAAG GGCTGTCATGGGGACCAACGTGAGATGGCGCGGACGGTGGCCACTGTCTTCCCAGGAAATAACAAGGAAACAGTGCTTGAGGGTCAGGAACCTCTCCACTTCTGGGAAGCCCTTGGAGGCCGGGCCCCCTACCCCAGTAACAAGAG GCTTCCCGAGGAGGTGTCGAGCATCCAGCCCCGACTGTTCGAGTGTTCCAGTCACTCAGGCTGCCTGGTACTCACAGAAGTTGTGTTCTTTGGCCAAGAGGACTTGGACAAGTATGACATCATGTTACTAGACACCTGTCAGGAG GCCTCCTTTGTGGCCCAGATCTTCCTGTGGCTTGGGGAAGCTGCAGgtgaatggaagaaagaagcagTGGCCTGGGGCCGTGAGTACCTGAGGACTCACCCAGCAGAGAGGAGCCTGGCCACACCCATCATTGTGGTCAAGCAGGGCCATGAGCCGGCCACCTTTACCGGGTGGTTTGTCACCTGGGACCCCTACAAGTGGACG AACAGCCAGTCCTACGAGGAGATGGTGGGGGGCAGCCTGGAACTCGGATCTGCAATCTCTGAGATGACAGCA GAAATCCATAACGTCCAGCTAACTCCAAGGCTGAGCGATGACAAGGCAGGTCGCCCGACACTGCTGGCCTTCAGGGGTTCCCAGGACAGCCCAGAGAATGAGCTAGAGCTGAGCCTCAGGGTGGATGGTGAGAACCCCAGCATGAACCACTCCAGCAGCTTCAGTAGCTCAATTGCCAATGGGAGCCTGCCCCGGGAAAGGCTGATGCACCAGGCCCTGGAGGACCTGCCACAGGGTGTGGACCCGGCCCGTAGGGAG ttcTATCTCTCAGACTCCGATTTCCAAGACATCTTCGGGAAGTCCAAAGAGGAGTTCTACAGCATGGCCAAGTGGAAGCAGCAGCGAGAGAAAAAGAAGCTGGGCTTCTTCTAA
- the Vill gene encoding villin-like protein isoform X3 translates to MDINQNLPAIDGHRALQIWITENLKMLPLPERAHGNFFEECCYVVLHVPQSPKATQGGSSDLHYWVGKEASAEAREAAVSFVQHLQEDLGDQTVLHQESQGHESDCFHSYFHPGVIYRKGGRASALKLVETNMYNVQRLLHIRGRKHVTATEVALSWNSFNKGDIFLLDLGKVMIQWNGPKASISEKARALSLTFSLRDRERGGRAQIGVVDPENEAPNLLRIMEAVLGRRSGSLCASVPSSRASQLQKGNVRLYHVCEKGTDLVVQEVATRPLTQDLLQEAGCYLLDQGGFKIYMWQGRKSSPLEKKAALSRAVGFIQAKGYPNYTNVEVVNDGSESTAFQQLFWTWSKELDRKKHPGKSKRMQVNVDVGKLHTQPELAAQLRMVDDGSGKVEVWYIQDLQRQPVEPKHHGQLCSGNCYLVLYTYQKLGHARFLLYLWQGHQSTVEDTKALNCNAEELDLMHQGALVQGHVTMGREPPHFLAIFQGRLVIFQGNAGNKGERPPISDARLFHVQGTVSHNTRTMEVPARASSLTSSDIFFLITSHICYLWFGKGCHGDQREMARTVATVFPGNNKETVLEGQEPLHFWEALGGRAPYPSNKRLPEEVSSIQPRLFECSSHSGCLVLTEVVFFGQEDLDKYDIMLLDTCQEASFVAQIFLWLGEAAGEWKKEAVAWGREYLRTHPAERSLATPIIVVKQGHEPATFTGWFVTWDPYKWTNSQSYEEMVGGSLELGSAISEMTAEIHNVQLTPRLSDDKAGRPTLLAFRGSQDSPENELELSLRVDVLSLRLRFPRHLREVQRGVLQHGQVEAAAREKEAGLLLTWGTLPLTL, encoded by the exons ATGGACATCAACCAAAACCTCCCAGCCATCGATGGCCACAGAGCCCTGCAAATATGGATTACTGAG AACCTAAAGATGCTGCCACTGCCTGAAAGGGCTCATGGGAATTTCTTCGAGGAATGCTGCTATGTCGTCCTCCAC GTCCCTCAGAGTCCAAAGGCTACCCAGGGAGGATCCAGTGACCTGCACTACTGGGTTGGAAAGGAGGCCAGCGCAGAGGCTCGGGAGGCTGCGGTCTCCTTTGTGCAACATCTGCAGGAGGACCTAGGAGACCAGACTGTGCTGCACCAAGAGTCACAGGGCCACGAGTCGGACTGCTTCCACAGCTATTTCCACCCCGGagtcat CTACAGGAAGGGAGGTAGAGCTTCTGCTCTCAAGCTTGTGGAGACCAACATGTACAATGTCCAGCGACTGCTTCACATCAGGGGACGGAAGCACGTGACCGCCACGGAG GTGGCCTTATCCTGGAACAGCTTTAACAAGGGGGACATCTTCCTGTTGGACCTGGGCAAGGTGATGATCCAGTGGAATGGACCGAAAGCCAGCATTTCTGAGAAAGCACGG GCGCTGTCCCTGACTTTCAGCCTTAGAGACAGGGAGCGTGGTGGCCGTGCCCAGATCGGTGTGGTGGATCCAGAGAACGAAGCCCCCAACCTCCTGCGCATCATGGAGGCTGTGCTGGGCCGCAGATCAGGCAGCCTGTGTGCCTCTGTACCCAGCAGCAGAGCTAGCCAGCTGCAAAAGGGCAATGTCCGTCTCTACCA TGTGTGCGAGAAGGGGACAGACCTGGTGGTCCAGGAAGTGGCGACCCGCCCGCTGACCCAGGACCTCCTGCAAGAGGCC GGCTGCTATCTCCTGGACCAGGGTGGATTCAAGATCTACATGTGGCAGGGACGGAAGTCCAGCCCCCTGGAGAAGAAGGCTGCCCTCAGCAGAGCTGTG GGCTTCATCCAGGCCAAGGGTTACCCGAACTACACCAATGTGGAGGTGGTGAACGACGGCTCGGAGTCCACAGCCTTCCAACAGCTCTTCTGGACGTGGTCGAAGGAGCTAGATAGGAAAAAACACCCAGGGAAGA gtAAACGGATGCAGGTAAACGTGGACGTAGGCAAGCTTCACACCCAGCCTGAGCTTGCGGCCCAGCTCAGAATGGTGGACGACGGCTCGGGGAAGGTGGAG GTGTGGTACATCCAGGACTTACAGAGGCAGCCTGTAGAGCCCAAGCACCATGGCCAGCTGTGCTCAGGAAACTGCTACCTTGTCCTCTACACATACCAGAAACTAGGCCATGCCCGGTTCCTCCTGTACCTATGGCAG GGCCACCAAAGCACTGTAGAAGACACCAAGGCCCTGAACTGCAATGCGGAGGAGCTGGACCTCATGCACCAGGGGGCGCTGGTGCAGGGCCATGTGACCATGGGCAGAGAGCCTCCCCACTTTCTAGCCATCTTCCAGGGGCGGCTGGTAATCTTCCAG GGGAATGCAGGCAACAAAGGGGAGAGGCCACCAATATCCGACGCCAGGCTTTTCCACGTGCAAGGGACCGTGAGCCACAACACCAGAACTATGGAGGTGCCAGCCCGTGCCTCTTCTCTCACTTCCAGTGACATCTTCTTTCTGATCACAAGTCACATCTGCTACCTCTGGTTTGGGAAG GGCTGTCATGGGGACCAACGTGAGATGGCGCGGACGGTGGCCACTGTCTTCCCAGGAAATAACAAGGAAACAGTGCTTGAGGGTCAGGAACCTCTCCACTTCTGGGAAGCCCTTGGAGGCCGGGCCCCCTACCCCAGTAACAAGAG GCTTCCCGAGGAGGTGTCGAGCATCCAGCCCCGACTGTTCGAGTGTTCCAGTCACTCAGGCTGCCTGGTACTCACAGAAGTTGTGTTCTTTGGCCAAGAGGACTTGGACAAGTATGACATCATGTTACTAGACACCTGTCAGGAG GCCTCCTTTGTGGCCCAGATCTTCCTGTGGCTTGGGGAAGCTGCAGgtgaatggaagaaagaagcagTGGCCTGGGGCCGTGAGTACCTGAGGACTCACCCAGCAGAGAGGAGCCTGGCCACACCCATCATTGTGGTCAAGCAGGGCCATGAGCCGGCCACCTTTACCGGGTGGTTTGTCACCTGGGACCCCTACAAGTGGACG AACAGCCAGTCCTACGAGGAGATGGTGGGGGGCAGCCTGGAACTCGGATCTGCAATCTCTGAGATGACAGCA GAAATCCATAACGTCCAGCTAACTCCAAGGCTGAGCGATGACAAGGCAGGTCGCCCGACACTGCTGGCCTTCAGGGGTTCCCAGGACAGCCCAGAGAATGAGCTAGAGCTGAGCCTCAGGGTGGATG ttcTATCTCTCAGACTCCGATTTCCAAGACATCTTCGGGAAGTCCAAAGAGGAGTTCTACAGCATGGCCAAGTGGAAGCAGCAGCGAGAGAAAAAGAAGCTGGGCTTCTTCTAACCTGGGGAACCCTGCCCCTCACACTCTGA
- the Vill gene encoding villin-like protein isoform X2: protein MDINQNLPAIDGHRALQIWITENLKMLPLPERAHGNFFEECCYVVLHVPQSPKATQGGSSDLHYWVGKEASAEAREAAVSFVQHLQEDLGDQTVLHQESQGHESDCFHSYFHPGVIYRKGGRASALKLVETNMYNVQRLLHIRGRKHVTATEVALSWNSFNKGDIFLLDLGKVMIQWNGPKASISEKARALSLTFSLRDRERGGRAQIGVVDPENEAPNLLRIMEAVLGRRSGSLCASVPSSRASQLQKGNVRLYHVCEKGTDLVVQEVATRPLTQDLLQEAGCYLLDQGGFKIYMWQGRKSSPLEKKAALSRAVGFIQAKGYPNYTNVEVVNDGSESTAFQQLFWTWSKELDRKKHPGKSKRMQVNVDVGKLHTQPELAAQLRMVDDGSGKVEVWYIQDLQRQPVEPKHHGQLCSGNCYLVLYTYQKLGHARFLLYLWQGHQSTVEDTKALNCNAEELDLMHQGALVQGHVTMGREPPHFLAIFQGRLVIFQGNAGNKGERPPISDARLFHVQGTVSHNTRTMEVPARASSLTSSDIFFLITSHICYLWFGKGCHGDQREMARTVATVFPGNNKETVLEGQEPLHFWEALGGRAPYPSNKRLPEEVSSIQPRLFECSSHSGCLVLTEVVFFGQEDLDKYDIMLLDTCQEIFLWLGEAAGEWKKEAVAWGREYLRTHPAERSLATPIIVVKQGHEPATFTGWFVTWDPYKWTNSQSYEEMVGGSLELGSAISEMTAEIHNVQLTPRLSDDKAGRPTLLAFRGSQDSPENELELSLRVDGENPSMNHSSSFSSSIANGSLPRERLMHQALEDLPQGVDPARREFYLSDSDFQDIFGKSKEEFYSMAKWKQQREKKKLGFF, encoded by the exons ATGGACATCAACCAAAACCTCCCAGCCATCGATGGCCACAGAGCCCTGCAAATATGGATTACTGAG AACCTAAAGATGCTGCCACTGCCTGAAAGGGCTCATGGGAATTTCTTCGAGGAATGCTGCTATGTCGTCCTCCAC GTCCCTCAGAGTCCAAAGGCTACCCAGGGAGGATCCAGTGACCTGCACTACTGGGTTGGAAAGGAGGCCAGCGCAGAGGCTCGGGAGGCTGCGGTCTCCTTTGTGCAACATCTGCAGGAGGACCTAGGAGACCAGACTGTGCTGCACCAAGAGTCACAGGGCCACGAGTCGGACTGCTTCCACAGCTATTTCCACCCCGGagtcat CTACAGGAAGGGAGGTAGAGCTTCTGCTCTCAAGCTTGTGGAGACCAACATGTACAATGTCCAGCGACTGCTTCACATCAGGGGACGGAAGCACGTGACCGCCACGGAG GTGGCCTTATCCTGGAACAGCTTTAACAAGGGGGACATCTTCCTGTTGGACCTGGGCAAGGTGATGATCCAGTGGAATGGACCGAAAGCCAGCATTTCTGAGAAAGCACGG GCGCTGTCCCTGACTTTCAGCCTTAGAGACAGGGAGCGTGGTGGCCGTGCCCAGATCGGTGTGGTGGATCCAGAGAACGAAGCCCCCAACCTCCTGCGCATCATGGAGGCTGTGCTGGGCCGCAGATCAGGCAGCCTGTGTGCCTCTGTACCCAGCAGCAGAGCTAGCCAGCTGCAAAAGGGCAATGTCCGTCTCTACCA TGTGTGCGAGAAGGGGACAGACCTGGTGGTCCAGGAAGTGGCGACCCGCCCGCTGACCCAGGACCTCCTGCAAGAGGCC GGCTGCTATCTCCTGGACCAGGGTGGATTCAAGATCTACATGTGGCAGGGACGGAAGTCCAGCCCCCTGGAGAAGAAGGCTGCCCTCAGCAGAGCTGTG GGCTTCATCCAGGCCAAGGGTTACCCGAACTACACCAATGTGGAGGTGGTGAACGACGGCTCGGAGTCCACAGCCTTCCAACAGCTCTTCTGGACGTGGTCGAAGGAGCTAGATAGGAAAAAACACCCAGGGAAGA gtAAACGGATGCAGGTAAACGTGGACGTAGGCAAGCTTCACACCCAGCCTGAGCTTGCGGCCCAGCTCAGAATGGTGGACGACGGCTCGGGGAAGGTGGAG GTGTGGTACATCCAGGACTTACAGAGGCAGCCTGTAGAGCCCAAGCACCATGGCCAGCTGTGCTCAGGAAACTGCTACCTTGTCCTCTACACATACCAGAAACTAGGCCATGCCCGGTTCCTCCTGTACCTATGGCAG GGCCACCAAAGCACTGTAGAAGACACCAAGGCCCTGAACTGCAATGCGGAGGAGCTGGACCTCATGCACCAGGGGGCGCTGGTGCAGGGCCATGTGACCATGGGCAGAGAGCCTCCCCACTTTCTAGCCATCTTCCAGGGGCGGCTGGTAATCTTCCAG GGGAATGCAGGCAACAAAGGGGAGAGGCCACCAATATCCGACGCCAGGCTTTTCCACGTGCAAGGGACCGTGAGCCACAACACCAGAACTATGGAGGTGCCAGCCCGTGCCTCTTCTCTCACTTCCAGTGACATCTTCTTTCTGATCACAAGTCACATCTGCTACCTCTGGTTTGGGAAG GGCTGTCATGGGGACCAACGTGAGATGGCGCGGACGGTGGCCACTGTCTTCCCAGGAAATAACAAGGAAACAGTGCTTGAGGGTCAGGAACCTCTCCACTTCTGGGAAGCCCTTGGAGGCCGGGCCCCCTACCCCAGTAACAAGAG GCTTCCCGAGGAGGTGTCGAGCATCCAGCCCCGACTGTTCGAGTGTTCCAGTCACTCAGGCTGCCTGGTACTCACAGAAGTTGTGTTCTTTGGCCAAGAGGACTTGGACAAGTATGACATCATGTTACTAGACACCTGTCAGGAG ATCTTCCTGTGGCTTGGGGAAGCTGCAGgtgaatggaagaaagaagcagTGGCCTGGGGCCGTGAGTACCTGAGGACTCACCCAGCAGAGAGGAGCCTGGCCACACCCATCATTGTGGTCAAGCAGGGCCATGAGCCGGCCACCTTTACCGGGTGGTTTGTCACCTGGGACCCCTACAAGTGGACG AACAGCCAGTCCTACGAGGAGATGGTGGGGGGCAGCCTGGAACTCGGATCTGCAATCTCTGAGATGACAGCA GAAATCCATAACGTCCAGCTAACTCCAAGGCTGAGCGATGACAAGGCAGGTCGCCCGACACTGCTGGCCTTCAGGGGTTCCCAGGACAGCCCAGAGAATGAGCTAGAGCTGAGCCTCAGGGTGGATGGTGAGAACCCCAGCATGAACCACTCCAGCAGCTTCAGTAGCTCAATTGCCAATGGGAGCCTGCCCCGGGAAAGGCTGATGCACCAGGCCCTGGAGGACCTGCCACAGGGTGTGGACCCGGCCCGTAGGGAG ttcTATCTCTCAGACTCCGATTTCCAAGACATCTTCGGGAAGTCCAAAGAGGAGTTCTACAGCATGGCCAAGTGGAAGCAGCAGCGAGAGAAAAAGAAGCTGGGCTTCTTCTAA
- the Vill gene encoding villin-like protein isoform X5, translated as MDINQNLPAIDGHRALQIWITENLKMLPLPERAHGNFFEECCYVVLHVPQSPKATQGGSSDLHYWVGKEASAEAREAAVSFVQHLQEDLGDQTVLHQESQGHESDCFHSYFHPGVIYRKGGRASALKLVETNMYNVQRLLHIRGRKHVTATEVALSWNSFNKGDIFLLDLGKVMIQWNGPKASISEKARALSLTFSLRDRERGGRAQIGVVDPENEAPNLLRIMEAVLGRRSGSLCASVPSSRASQLQKGNVRLYHVCEKGTDLVVQEVATRPLTQDLLQEAGCYLLDQGGFKIYMWQGRKSSPLEKKAALSRAVGFIQAKGYPNYTNVEVVNDGSESTAFQQLFWTWSKELDRKKHPGKSKRMQVNVDVGKLHTQPELAAQLRMVDDGSGKVEVWYIQDLQRQPVEPKHHGQLCSGNCYLVLYTYQKLGHARFLLYLWQGHQSTVEDTKALNCNAEELDLMHQGALVQGHVTMGREPPHFLAIFQGRLVIFQGNAGNKGERPPISDARLFHVQGTVSHNTRTMEVPARASSLTSSDIFFLITSHICYLWFGKGCHGDQREMARTVATVFPGNNKETVLEGQEPLHFWEALGGRAPYPSNKRLPEEVSSIQPRLFECSSHSGCLVLTEVVFFGQEDLDKYDIMLLDTCQEASFVAQIFLWLGEAAGEWKKEAVAWGREYLRTHPAERSLATPIIVVKQGHEPATFTGWFVTWDPYKWTPVLRGDGGGQPGTRICNL; from the exons ATGGACATCAACCAAAACCTCCCAGCCATCGATGGCCACAGAGCCCTGCAAATATGGATTACTGAG AACCTAAAGATGCTGCCACTGCCTGAAAGGGCTCATGGGAATTTCTTCGAGGAATGCTGCTATGTCGTCCTCCAC GTCCCTCAGAGTCCAAAGGCTACCCAGGGAGGATCCAGTGACCTGCACTACTGGGTTGGAAAGGAGGCCAGCGCAGAGGCTCGGGAGGCTGCGGTCTCCTTTGTGCAACATCTGCAGGAGGACCTAGGAGACCAGACTGTGCTGCACCAAGAGTCACAGGGCCACGAGTCGGACTGCTTCCACAGCTATTTCCACCCCGGagtcat CTACAGGAAGGGAGGTAGAGCTTCTGCTCTCAAGCTTGTGGAGACCAACATGTACAATGTCCAGCGACTGCTTCACATCAGGGGACGGAAGCACGTGACCGCCACGGAG GTGGCCTTATCCTGGAACAGCTTTAACAAGGGGGACATCTTCCTGTTGGACCTGGGCAAGGTGATGATCCAGTGGAATGGACCGAAAGCCAGCATTTCTGAGAAAGCACGG GCGCTGTCCCTGACTTTCAGCCTTAGAGACAGGGAGCGTGGTGGCCGTGCCCAGATCGGTGTGGTGGATCCAGAGAACGAAGCCCCCAACCTCCTGCGCATCATGGAGGCTGTGCTGGGCCGCAGATCAGGCAGCCTGTGTGCCTCTGTACCCAGCAGCAGAGCTAGCCAGCTGCAAAAGGGCAATGTCCGTCTCTACCA TGTGTGCGAGAAGGGGACAGACCTGGTGGTCCAGGAAGTGGCGACCCGCCCGCTGACCCAGGACCTCCTGCAAGAGGCC GGCTGCTATCTCCTGGACCAGGGTGGATTCAAGATCTACATGTGGCAGGGACGGAAGTCCAGCCCCCTGGAGAAGAAGGCTGCCCTCAGCAGAGCTGTG GGCTTCATCCAGGCCAAGGGTTACCCGAACTACACCAATGTGGAGGTGGTGAACGACGGCTCGGAGTCCACAGCCTTCCAACAGCTCTTCTGGACGTGGTCGAAGGAGCTAGATAGGAAAAAACACCCAGGGAAGA gtAAACGGATGCAGGTAAACGTGGACGTAGGCAAGCTTCACACCCAGCCTGAGCTTGCGGCCCAGCTCAGAATGGTGGACGACGGCTCGGGGAAGGTGGAG GTGTGGTACATCCAGGACTTACAGAGGCAGCCTGTAGAGCCCAAGCACCATGGCCAGCTGTGCTCAGGAAACTGCTACCTTGTCCTCTACACATACCAGAAACTAGGCCATGCCCGGTTCCTCCTGTACCTATGGCAG GGCCACCAAAGCACTGTAGAAGACACCAAGGCCCTGAACTGCAATGCGGAGGAGCTGGACCTCATGCACCAGGGGGCGCTGGTGCAGGGCCATGTGACCATGGGCAGAGAGCCTCCCCACTTTCTAGCCATCTTCCAGGGGCGGCTGGTAATCTTCCAG GGGAATGCAGGCAACAAAGGGGAGAGGCCACCAATATCCGACGCCAGGCTTTTCCACGTGCAAGGGACCGTGAGCCACAACACCAGAACTATGGAGGTGCCAGCCCGTGCCTCTTCTCTCACTTCCAGTGACATCTTCTTTCTGATCACAAGTCACATCTGCTACCTCTGGTTTGGGAAG GGCTGTCATGGGGACCAACGTGAGATGGCGCGGACGGTGGCCACTGTCTTCCCAGGAAATAACAAGGAAACAGTGCTTGAGGGTCAGGAACCTCTCCACTTCTGGGAAGCCCTTGGAGGCCGGGCCCCCTACCCCAGTAACAAGAG GCTTCCCGAGGAGGTGTCGAGCATCCAGCCCCGACTGTTCGAGTGTTCCAGTCACTCAGGCTGCCTGGTACTCACAGAAGTTGTGTTCTTTGGCCAAGAGGACTTGGACAAGTATGACATCATGTTACTAGACACCTGTCAGGAG GCCTCCTTTGTGGCCCAGATCTTCCTGTGGCTTGGGGAAGCTGCAGgtgaatggaagaaagaagcagTGGCCTGGGGCCGTGAGTACCTGAGGACTCACCCAGCAGAGAGGAGCCTGGCCACACCCATCATTGTGGTCAAGCAGGGCCATGAGCCGGCCACCTTTACCGGGTGGTTTGTCACCTGGGACCCCTACAAGTGGACG CCAGTCCTACGAGGAGATGGTGGGGGGCAGCCTGGAACTCGGATCTGCAATCTCTGA